GATGGCAACCTTCACCCCTTTTTATCGCAATCATACCAACATCAAAACTATTGACCAGGAACCCTGGGCTTTTGGTCCGAAAGTGGAAGCAATCTGCCGTCGCTACATTGAATTGCGTTACCAACTGCTGCCGTACCTCTACGGGCTTTTCAGTGAAGCCCATCGTAATGGCACTCCGATCATGCGGCCATTATTTTGGCATTATCAGGATGATCCTGTCGCCACCGCCGCCGGGGATCAGTTCATGCTGGGAGACAGCCTGATGGTTGCACCCATTGTGAGGCAAGGTGCGGTCGCCCGAAGCGTCTATCTTCCACGCGGCGAATGGTTCGACTTTTGGACCGGTCAAAAGCACGCTGGCGCACGTCATGTCCTGGCTGATGCTCCCATCGAAAAAATCCCGCTCTACGTCCGTGGAGGCGCAATAATTCCCATGGCAGCGGTTCAACAATTTGTTGATCAAAAACCACTCACTACCATCAACCTCCACATCTGGCCCGGTGCAAACGGCGCGCTCAATTGGTATGAGGATGATGGAGTCACGATGAACTATACAAGTGGTGACTACCTCGAACGCCAAATCACCTCTTCACTGGAAAAGAACTCCGGCAGAATCCATCTTTCAGTACCCACAGGCAGACGTGCCAGCAAAGTCAAAATCTGGCGGGTGATTCTGCGTGGTGTTTCGAAGCATCTACGCGCCAAAACAAACAACCGCCCCGTCGCAACTCACTTCGATCAACTCACGAACATCTGCTCCCTCGAACTGCCGAACACAAATTCCGGGATGGAGATCACTTTAAAATGATGATTCACCTCTGCGTGGTCAGAGTCGATAATTTCAGTTGTTCAATTTAATCAATGCGTGGTGAATGTATTATCCAATCTCGCAGTCGCACTCGCTCCCACTTCCAGGCAGGCGCCTTCCTTCGTGCTTCGCGCATAAATCCTCCCATTGCTCACGCAGGGTGTGCTCCAGCACTTGCCGGCCACGGCATGTTTGCGACCCAATTCCTCGTAGCCACTGGTAATCGCCTTTACCAGGACGAGTTCTCCCGCATCACTCAGCACCAGCACATTTCCATCCACCAACGTGCAACCGCCCGGCCCAAATCCTTCCTTCGACCACAAAATCTTTCCCGTTGCCATCTCCACACATTTCAATGGTGCTTTGCCAAACTCCTTGAATCCGTAAATTCCGTACAGGTATCCATCCTTGCACACCGGAGTGCTCCAATGATTATTGATCACATTCGCCGGCTCAAACCACAACTGCGTCGCCTCCCAGTTATCCCCGTTCTTCGATACCTTGCAGGCACTCGCGCCCACGCCATAACCCGCCGAGCAATAAACCATGTCCTGGTAAACAATCGGGCTCATCGCCGTCGACGTGCTGTAACGAAATTTATATTTCCACAATAATTTCCCATCCTTCGGAGCCACCGAAACCAAACCCGACTGCATGAAAAATATCACCTGCCGTTCACCCAGGATCGTCGCCGCTATCGGCGTCGAGTGCGTCATTTTTTCATCCTGCCCTTTCCAAACCAGATGCCCATCCTTCTTGTCAAATGCCAACAATGACTGCCCCGCCCCACCGCCCGCCACGAAAATCAAATCTCCATCAATCAGTGGCGACGCCGCATTCTCCCATGAAATATTTCGGCCAGCATTTTCCTTGATCAAATCATGCGACCAAAGCTTCCTGCCCGATTTTGCATCGAAACAATCCAATACCAGTCGCGACGACATCGTATAAACCTTGCCGCCATCGTACGCAGGGGTTGACCTCGGGCCATCGCCACCCTTGTTATCAGATGCCCCCGCGTCCCCGCCACCCTGGTATTTGGCGATCCCCAGCGGTTGTGCCCACAACTGTTTCCCCGAATCCGCATTCAAGGCCAGACACACTTCCTGGTTTGCACCCTCAACGTCCCGTTGCACCAGGGTAAAAGCCTCTCCATTGCCAATCGCAAATGAACTGAATCCCGTCTCCAACGGTGTCTTCCAAACTTCCTTCGGCCCAGCCGCAGGCCACTTCAATTTCTCCGTGCTCGACCCATCATGATTCGGCCCGCGGTACTGCGTCCAATCCGCACCGGCCACTTTCGTGGCCACGCAAACAATGGAAATCACACCCATTAATGCCGCTCTGGAAATGCTGAAATTCATAACCACAAGAATCCTACAAAAACCGACCCTGTCAATCGTTTCCGACCCCGCCCCCCGCCCCAATAAACTATTCCACTCTTTGAGACTCCGACCACGAGAAAATTTTTTTCCGGGGCTTCATTCGTCACACAAATTCGCTGTTTGAATTCTTTTACCTTCCAATGGCTTCCGACACCTTCTGCAACCTCAACCATACAATTTTATTGAACTCCCGATCCACCGTGCTTCCTATGCTTGCGTTTCCCCTGTCAGTTTTTGCCAATTCTGATTCTCAGCGTCCATTCCCCACACTCTTTTCTGTCATTCATCACTTGTTTTCCCGTCTTTACAATTCATTTACAATTCTCCCTCGTCACACAAAATTCCTTTACATTCAGCTGTTTAACTCTTTGTCGATGAAAGACGTAACATCCATTATAATAACCTATCCCGACACCCAGTCCTCCGCCCTGCCCGCAACTCCTTTTACACCGTTCCCATTAACCTTGGGTCACCCGGTCGCCTCTCCGCCCACGCCAACCATCCTTACGATTGAAAATAGCGATGAAGACTTCGACCTCCTCGATCGCGCCCTCAAGTCCGCCGGCTTAAGCGCCAGACTTTATCGCGTCCTCAACATCTCCTCCGCGCAAAACTATTTGCTCGGCACCGGCCCTTTCAGAGATCAAATCGTGTTTCCCAAACCCTATCTCGTCATTACCAACTCCCGGCTGGCAGCTTTCTCCGCCCAGCAACTCATCACCTGGATTCGCCATCAACCCACCCTTGAGACCCTGCCCATCATCGTTCAATCCGCCAGCCTTACCTCGGAACAACGCGGCGAACTCTACCAGCACGGCGCCAATTTTTGCCTGCCCAAAACCAACGACGCCAGACAGCTCGCCCACCAGCTCCTCACCATCCACAAAGTCTGGCATCAACTCGGCCTCGTTCGCCTCCAGTCTGAATGTTGAATGTCCGGTTTCGCTTCTTTTCCCTCCTCATCTTCTTGCATTCCCCCGGTCATGAATCATTTTGTACTTGAGAGGGCAGTTGCATGAGGCAACTGTCGAATCTGGCGTTGCCAATGGTCGAAAACATGGTTCGCAACGCAGGGAGGAGGAAAGAGTTATGAATGATCTAGAGAAACTATTTCTAAGTGAACTAAGAGACATCTATGATGGCGAACAAAAGTTGGTCGAGGCGTTGCCCACAATGGCTGAGAGCGCCGAATCCGCTGATCTGAAATCGAGCTTCAGCAAACACTTGGAAGAAACTAAGGGACACGTCAACCGTCTGGAACAAGTCTTCCGCGCCATTGGCCAGGAACCGAGCCGCAAGCCTTGCACTGGGTTGGAAGGCATCATTGACGAAGGCGAGTTGCTGTCCGTTGAGTTTAAGGGCAATACCGCATTGGATGCCGGCTTGATTTCTACCGGACAAAAAGCCGAGCACTACGAAATCACAACCTATGGCACCCTCTGCACTTGGGCCAAGGAGTTGGGAAACGAGCGCGTGTTGGCCCTGCTGAAGATGAATCTCAGTGAGGAAAAAGAGGCCGATGAGAAACTGTCGGAAATAGCCAAA
This genomic stretch from Pedosphaera parvula Ellin514 harbors:
- a CDS encoding PQQ-like beta-propeller repeat protein; the encoded protein is MNFSISRAALMGVISIVCVATKVAGADWTQYRGPNHDGSSTEKLKWPAAGPKEVWKTPLETGFSSFAIGNGEAFTLVQRDVEGANQEVCLALNADSGKQLWAQPLGIAKYQGGGDAGASDNKGGDGPRSTPAYDGGKVYTMSSRLVLDCFDAKSGRKLWSHDLIKENAGRNISWENAASPLIDGDLIFVAGGGAGQSLLAFDKKDGHLVWKGQDEKMTHSTPIAATILGERQVIFFMQSGLVSVAPKDGKLLWKYKFRYSTSTAMSPIVYQDMVYCSAGYGVGASACKVSKNGDNWEATQLWFEPANVINNHWSTPVCKDGYLYGIYGFKEFGKAPLKCVEMATGKILWSKEGFGPGGCTLVDGNVLVLSDAGELVLVKAITSGYEELGRKHAVAGKCWSTPCVSNGRIYARSTKEGACLEVGASATARLDNTFTTH
- a CDS encoding response regulator, translating into MKDVTSIIITYPDTQSSALPATPFTPFPLTLGHPVASPPTPTILTIENSDEDFDLLDRALKSAGLSARLYRVLNISSAQNYLLGTGPFRDQIVFPKPYLVITNSRLAAFSAQQLITWIRHQPTLETLPIIVQSASLTSEQRGELYQHGANFCLPKTNDARQLAHQLLTIHKVWHQLGLVRLQSEC
- a CDS encoding ferritin-like domain-containing protein — protein: MNDLEKLFLSELRDIYDGEQKLVEALPTMAESAESADLKSSFSKHLEETKGHVNRLEQVFRAIGQEPSRKPCTGLEGIIDEGELLSVEFKGNTALDAGLISTGQKAEHYEITTYGTLCTWAKELGNERVLALLKMNLSEEKEADEKLSEIAKNLCNLEAISHDTEKKGETVASVEKVVTAGV